The stretch of DNA GCCTTGAACAAGGAATCATCCCCCTATGGATTTCCTACCTCAATATCCAAACTTCCCAATCTCGAGACTATAATTGCTTGTGTATCTAACCTCGCATGGAGTCATTTATTGCCAGTGCCCTATGAAATTTGGGGCATGCCCAAGTTAGGGCATTTGATCATGGGCAGAAGGCATTTTCGTTTATCATATCCCTCTAACATAGGAATTAGTGAAGAAAGTGATCTACGAACACTTGACACGGTGGTTGATTTCAGATTTACTGGAGAGGTCCTTCAAATTCTTGTGAATCTTAGAAAGTTGAAAGTTTTGTTTGGTATGAAACATCATGATTGGGATTATTTTCATCTCCACAATCTTTTCCATCTAAGAAATCTTGATGATTTAGAAGTTTCAGTGGAGGACTTGCCTAACCCTCCTCCTATGATATGGAACCATGCCTTTCCAATCAGTTTGACGAAGTTGACTCTAAGAGGAGTTCCTTTTCTTTGGGAAAACATGACCATAATTGGGTGTCACTCCCAAATCTTCAAATGCTCAAGATGACATACATTAAAGGTACCAGACCTTCCGAATGACACCTTCGGAAGGCCAATTTCTTcgtctcaagtacttcttttcTTCGTTAAATTATCTTGTGAGTTGGGAAGCGGAGAAAGAGCACTTCCCAAGCCTTGAAAGCTTGATTCTTTGGGAAGTATATTCGATCGATGAGATCCCTTGTGGCATAGGAGAGATAGATTCACTTCAACTCATTGAGTTATTCAACAGTAAGGATTCATTGATCAATTCAGCAAAAAGAATTCAAGAGCAGCAACATGAAAATGGAAACGATGCATTTCAAGTTCTTGTTCATGATTCTAATGATAACAAGTCTgactttggatatgaatttgtcGTGAACAAGCATACAAACTGGGAAGAATATCGCCTTCCTGCATAAAACCATTTTGATTCATTGTTCAGTTGTCTATTACttgtaaacattttcatttcaaacttatgTGCACTATTTctgttaaataaaatttactaGAATCCTTCTCTTCTTCTGTCCATATGATTAATGTTAGCTTTTAAGGTCAGATTTTCCTCTgctaaatgtttatgttatattgGATTCTTAGGTTGTCTCTGTATTCTAATAATTTCTAATAATGAAAGTTTTCCTATTCCGTGTAGCTTCTGTTGTCTGTAGTTTAAgtatttcaaagtatatcaTCGAGTTTTCCCATATCGTGCAGCTATGGAAAGTAGGTAATGCTGAATAAAGAGTGTCTTTTTGCCAGATATTTGTTTGTGGTTGAAGAATCAAGCCTGGTCCCTCCTCGATGTTTTGCTGGAGTACTAACAGAGTGTTATGTATTGCTGACATGTTCAGCTACGAAAAATCGgagcaaataaaaaaaatcgatttATTTTGGAccaaattttgtccaaatagaTGAAGAAAAAATTCTTTGTAGGCCAATTTACGGGACTGATTTTAGTAGTTTTCCCATCTTAAAGACATTTATCATAACAAGCATGATGCACGTGCGTTGCACAgtaatatcaattatattatacaaataaaaaaaattgattttctaaaaaataatttgaatcatcTTGTTATTTATCTGAGCTTAATTTGTTTCCCAAATTAAATTTcaatcagttgattttatgttatataataaattgtattgaacataatatatagaacaaaatgagctgaaacaaaattttttaaaaaattatatattcaaacaccacgtataaagcataataacctaaaaatcaatcaaattatggattttatcaatgtataaatcataatatacaaaaacgaagcatactaaagaaaaataattatcaatttaaaatcacTATGACTaactcataaaaacaatattaaattaaaacaaatgaaatagttataatattgatagtaaaatataactcataatatttaattaacctCCTAAAGTCCTCctaaagaatttttttaatttttatttttacaattctATATCAtggataataaattttatatatcgaTCTTTCGTATACTAAAATTGATGACTATTAATTTCTTgttaaataagttttaaaataataaataaatcaatatatgtaAAGAAATGCACATTCAAATAAGATTATAtggtaaatatcaaataaattcatataataattattaaatatagatTTTAAACTATTGGTATGATTTTCaccattaaaatttgaaatataacaaaagaaataaactttcataaaaaaatgttatttttgtatctattgaattaattagtttgatttcaaatAAAGATATTAAATATCATATGTAAAAATTCTGATACTTTGACAAATGCTAATCAATTATCAttgtaattatatttattataaggattatatcatatattgtttttataGTAGAAAATAACTTAGAGTCTTTTTATTGCTCAGTTAAATCTCTTTTCATGAATTacatattcaaaattttgattgaTGATTGATTTTACAAGcaatacatataattttttagttatacaatttaataaaataattatgcctataacatatatatattcgttatagatgatatttttcatatttttttgaaatcgtactatcttttaaaataaaaattaaactttttACTTTCAATTCTTTGTTAAAAAACTCATAAAATATGTTAGTTATTCTACTATTGCACATATagttataaatttttcatatatctttttttgatactataatttattacttaattaaaaattgcactaaaaatataattacaaaattacaataaaatcatTGGGGAAAAAATgtagagagaaaattaaaagaataaaacatttaaatgtagtataaagatgagttatttgataaaattaatataggagTTACATTCTATTCTTGAAGTATGTAtagaaggttaattttgtcattgcaTAATTGGAAAACAATGACATTTATtcatactttttttttttttgagaaaaactTGCAAATTTATTAAGAGAGGACAAGTCTGGATTTACAAGTTTTACTAACCAATAAGGAAAACTCTCATTCTTCCAAACAAAAGGATCGGGAGAAAAAATAGCAAAAGAAGCTAGAGCATGTGCAATTGTATTGGTAGATCGCCTAACATAAAAGAGATGTCGAATGTCATTTTGCTCAAGAAGTCGTCTAATATCCTCCGCACAAGATCCAACATAACTCAGATCTTCCTCTGGACACATGACTGCTTGCACCGCCAGAAGAGAATCCGAGTTAATGTGATTAATGAGAATATTATGCTCCTGCACCACCCTTATCCCAGCAGCAATCGCTCCAAGTTTGGCGAGGGCCACCGGCTGAGGCTTAAAAATCGTCATACCAAATGCTAGTACCATCCTGCCTTCGTGATCTCTTACCACCCCGCCAATCGCAAATTGATTAGAGGTTTCCTTATACGCTGCGTCCACATCAAGACAAAGCTGATTGAAAGGAGGGGCTATCCAAGAGCAAGGTGAAGGGGGTGCAGTAGGTGGACATGTGGTTTTCAATGTGAGCTTTGAGCAGACTGGAATTCATGCAGTAAAGCCTCACTCCCATCAAAATTAAGAACCTTCATAGTGCTTTTCTGCTTGTGTACAATCTTGAGTCTCTCGCTGCACACAGCATAACTACGCATAGCAAAGAATTCAAATTCCAGTTTACCCAGTTTCTCCTTCATCccaatgaaaatatcaaacacaTCCAAAAACCGAACTCCTTTCAAAAATAGCCAATACCCAGAAATTTCCAGCATGGTTTAATAATAGGGCATGCAAACAATGCATGGCTTGTTGTATCTACGCCATAATTACAAAGAGGGCAAACTCCAGAGGTCGGCACATGATGAGAACTCAGGTTGACAGATGTTGGGATTATATCATTCAACGCACGCCACAAGAAAATACGTACCTTTGGATGGAGGGAAAGAGCCCATAGGAATTTTCACCAATCCTTTAGAGGCAGAGTCGAGCTATGTGAAGGGGAATCATAGAGACCGATTTCCGCTTTGTATCCCTCTTTTACAGAATATCTTCCTTTAGAGTCAAAAAACCAATAACAAAAATCTACTCGCCTTAAAGTCGATAAAGGGATAGATAAAATATTAGACGCAATGTGGGGCTGAAAAATTGTGTTCACTATCTGATCATTCCATCTACCATTGTTGATAAGAGTGTTCACTGTTCCATACTCAGCCCGGTCAGATAGAGTGGGCTAGAGACACCCACCACCAAGTATCCAACGATTATCAAAAGTAGAGATGTGTTCTCCATTTCCCACATGCCAAAGAAACCCTTTCTCCATAAGAGACCGGCTCCACATAATAGATCACCAGATATAGGATGGATTACTCCCCAAAGAGGCAGCCATAATATCTTGATGACGGAAATATCTCTCTTTGAGAACTCGTGCAACCAGAGATTGTGGTTTTACTATTATGCGCCAAATTTGCTTAGCCAACAAAGCTTTATTAAAAGTTTCAAGATGACGGAAACCCAAACCTCCCATACACTTTGGCCTGCAAAGAGCTTTCCAAGATTTCCAATGCAACCTTTTCCTTCCTACTTCCTCACCCCACCAAAAAATTGCACAAACCTTTTCTATCTCCTCACATATGGACTTTGGGATACGAAAACAAGACATTGCATACGTAGGAATATATTGGACAACAGATTTTAACAAAGTTTCTTTACCCACAACTGAGAATAATTTACCACTCCATCCCTGCATTTTCTTTACCACTCTTTCCACCAAATACCGGAATTGTAACTTTTTATTCCTGGCAGAAAAAATTGGTAGTCCCAAATACACTTCAAAACCCTGCACAACTGGAATAGATAGCATTGATTTAATAGTATCCATCACCATTACATTAGTATTCGGGCTGAAGGATAAAAAAGATTTCTCAAAATTGATCAATTTCCTCGAGGCTTTTTCATATAAATGCAGGTATTAAGCAATCCTGCACAATTTTCCATAGTACCTTAAAGAATAAAAGGCTATCATCTGCAAAGAACAGGTGGGTGATTGAAGGACAATTAGGAGCAATTCGAACaccataaataaattttctcgCTTCACAAGAGAGGAGTGCAGAGGATAATCCCTGGGcacataaaaaatgaaaaggtaTGGGGAGAGAGGATCTCCCTGCCGAAGCCCCCTGCTTGGAATAAGATTCCCAACCAACTCTCCATTAACCGAAAAAGTATAATGCACTGTCTGAACACATCTCACCTTATCCACCCAAATAGCTGAGAAACCCAGCTTAATCATAATACCCTCAAGAAAGCTCCACTCAACCCGATCATATGCTTTACTCATATCAAGTTTCAATGCCGCATACCCCTTGTGACCTATTTTTCTACTCCTCATCCAATGAAGTGTCTCAAAACCCGGGATAATATTATCTGAAATCAAACGTCCTGGGATGAAAGCGCTCTGGAACTCGTTAACTGAGTGGTCAAGTATTGATCTTAGTCTGTTAGTCAAGGCTCGAGCAACAATCTTATAACAAACATTGCAGAGACTAATGGGACGAAAGTCCTTCATAGTCATAGGATGCCGTACTTTCGGAATCAGAGTGATAATGGTTTCATTCCAACTATCAAGAGCAGCTCCTCCATTTAAAACTTGCAAAACAGCCTCAATAACCTCATCACCTATCACATCCCAAAAGTTCTGATAAAAGAACACAGACATACCATCAATCCCTGGAGCTTTATCTGGATGCACATCAAATAGTGCCCTCTTGACATCCAATTTACGGGACTGATTTTAGTAGTTTTCCCATCTTAAAGACATTTACCGAAACTAGCATGatgcacgtgcgttgcacgtaatatcaattatattatacaaattaaaaaaatttgattttctaaaaaaaaattgaatcattttgttatttatctGAGCTTAATTTGTttcccaaattaaaattcaatcagttgattttatgttatataataaattgtattgaACATAATATATAGAACAAAATGAGCtgaaacaattttttaaaaaaattatatattcaaacacaacgtataaagcataataacttaaaaatcaatcaaattatggattttatcaATGTATAAATCATAATATACAAAAGTGAAACAtactaaagaaaaataattatcaatttaaaatcaatGTGACTAactcataaaaataatattaaattaaaacaaatgaaataattataatattgatagtaaaatataactcataatatttaatttaacctcctaaagaatttttttagtttttatttttacaattctATATCAtggataataaattttatatatcgaTCTTTCGTATACTAAAATTGATGACTAttaatttcttgtaaaataagttttaaaataataaataaatcaatatatgtaAAGAAATGCACATTCAAATAAGATTATAtggtaaatatcaaataaattcatataataattattaaatatagatTTTAAACTATTGGTATGATTTTCatcattaaaatttgaaatataacaaaagaaaaaaactttcataaaaaaatgttatttttgtatctattgaattaattaatttgatttcaaATAAAGATATTAAATATCATATGTAAAAATTCCGATACTTTGACAAATGCTAATCAATTATCAttgtaattatatttattataaggattatgtggggacccggacgctaatcatcttcttaatcatctttggatttaattatcaattaagataaacaaggtctaaattttttttttctttttttaaaaatgtaagtgcggaacgtaatggaatttaactaatatacatctcagtataaaagtataataatgtacaacaattattcaaactagtctaaggttcaactactaaatctcaagtattaaaccaagtctacaataagttcGGAAttaccactctaactcatcttctctcattatcttcttgaccccgatcatgtcccacctgttgtcatgcacacatacaaaacaagacaacagccggatactccggtgagaataaatctcagtataaaacatgtatacatgcatatacacaatataaatcataaagcatattatcatgcataaaattcataacaataggtttagtagtctaggaaaccaaatcaaaataagcatgcagtaacaatggattccataatctctggaatcaaaataaaataagcatgcaactcaattcaattcatatcgtgactcgactcgactcgactctaactctaggggtcccggtgtgaataagacgtcactgtctgtcacgtaccctcccaatcggggtaactgtacgtcttattcctagacttcggtcatgtctgtatcgaatgtctacaatcggagtgaatctgatccgaagcgtcgataccaccgaacatctagtttggcaagtctgccaatgactctcctatctcaaaggcttgaatataaatctataaacaagacatcatcatatcaagatatttgaatataaatctataaataaatcaaattcatatcaaaagataaacaacaattctagtatgtgatttggttgggaaactcaaattgaatctcatttgagtggtgtcttccccaaacaaaacatgaattatacctttcgtcgaacAATCTGTCGtggtcgaagtctcgaagacgaatctgtcaatatcaaatctgaaatggaaatgttgatacatattctatcaatctctaatctcaatcaacacatatccaattcaatacttgacctcggtatcatttgacggcataacgacgtaatttctcaataccggtcaatccaactcccacatatatcaataattcatgggtctcaactcataatcatcatcataagcctatgatagtactcaaaatctgcataagttaactctaaacatgctggaaaatagttacaatagcatacaacgtccgttctttgatccggttgtgtatatactatgctcaatatgtcaagaacacaatataactatcatattataattctttcaacatatggaatctaaatca from Primulina tabacum isolate GXHZ01 chromosome 3, ASM2559414v2, whole genome shotgun sequence encodes:
- the LOC142538766 gene encoding toMV susceptible protein tm-2-like, with protein sequence MKFLDEDQRWKLLQKKVFEKESCPLQLVEIGKKIARKCRGLSLTIMVVAGLLHSLGNMIKEDMWESVLENISSTESTIAQHCSKILCLSYDRLPLRLKPCFLYFAAFPEDSKIDVSKLVKLCGEEYLDDLVNRSLILVNKKEPDGKLITVGIHDLLREICLKKAEEQRLAEFLRCNPKLVNLRYIAFALNKESSPYGFPTSISKLPNLETIIACVSNLAWSHLLPVPYEIWGMPKLGHLIMGRRHFRLSYPSNIGISEESDLRTLDTVVDFRFTGEVLQILVNLRKLKVLFAEKEHFPSLESLILWEVYSIDEIPCGIGEIDSLQLIELFNSKDSLINSAKRIQEQQHENGNDAFQVLVHDSNDNKSDFGYEFVVNKHTNWEEYRLPA